CCCACTTACCAAACAGCGCTTACTGAAGGAACTGGATGCACTGGGGTATTCCGATAGAATCAGAGCAATCACAGGATTAGGCCGGGATCACCTGGGGTCCCGGGAATACTCACAGTTACTTACCTCCTTACTGGAGGGCGGGGCTTATGAGTCGCGTCTGGCCCTGATGGGGGCGATCGCCACGCTGGATGCTTCTGTGATCGGCTCTGCGCTCCATCATCCTATGGCGAGCATCAGGAATATGGCTGCGGGCCTGCTGCCCAAAGTCGCCTCAGCCGAAGAGATCGAACGCGAGCTTCCGCAGCTGTCACAGGACTGCCGCCGCAAGCTGCTGCGTACGGTTGCCCTGATGAACCGCCAGGAGCTGGCGGAACGGCTATTGCCTGTGGTACAGGCCGGGTGGGGCCCGGAGGAAGCGGCGATTGTGCTGCAGGCCTGCTCTGCGGCAACCGTCCGCGCGCGGCTTGTCGAGCTGGGGTACGCCATTAAGGATTGGAAAAAACTGGCCAGCCGCCATCTGGAAGTGGTCGCTGAGTGCTTCACCAGAGAGCTGGAAGCAGCCCCGCTTAGGGCCAAGGGGATGGTCTGGTCGCGCTTCTCCTCCGCGATGGAGCAGCTGTCCAATCACAAGCCTGACCTGGTGCTGGCCTATGCAGTGAACCATGGACCGGCAGACATGCTGCCGCCTTCGCTTAAGGCGAATCTCGGCATACTGATGCGCCTGAGACCAGGCGCGGTGTATGAGCTGCTGATCCGGACGCAGACGCGTGGTGAGCTTATGAATTATGGTCTGCCTGAAGCTGTGCTTAAGCGGGCGAAGCTCCTGACCATGGACCAATGGTCGCAGCTTGCCAAGCTGCTGGCGGACCAGCCCCAGCATGTGGCGCGGCTGCTGGAGCATCTTGCGCCATCTAAGCGCCAGGAGATTTTCGATGCTGTGTATGAGGAGGAGAAGCGCCGGGAGTGGATTTTTCCGGAGAGGTTACTGTATGTATTGCCACATGCGCTGCGTGATCGGGAGGCTGCCCGGATGTTGGGTCTGCGTGAGATCAGGGAGAACCGGGAGCGCTCCCTGCGCATCACCGCCGCCCGCTCAATTCTTCAGGTCCGTGAGCAGCTTGAGCAGGCAACCCGGGTATCGAATGCCGACGAACGCGCTACGGCGCTGATGCAGCTGATCCGCAGCACGGTTCTGGCAAGGCAGGGCATGGATGCTACACTGCTGACCTTAAGCCGTATCCGTAATGATCAGGACCCTGTGCGGAGCGCGGTGTTCAAGGAGCTGTCGGAGAGTCCGGCGTCTGTATACGAGGCTGCTCATGTCCCTGCGCTTACTGTGCTGGTGGACAGTGTAATTGATGCCAGAGACACCTCCTACGGTACTAGGTACTCTGTGCAGCAATTGGCCTTTTCGATTCTGCGCCATCATGCGGCGGAGCCGGGCAGGGAGCTGTTCAAGTTCGCGCTGAACACGCTCCAGAAGCTGGCGAAGCAGGATGGGCAGCTCTCGCTGCCACCCCTTGCGAAGAATATGCCGCGGGGTGTGGAAGAGATCATTTTCAGCGGAATCTATGCTTATGCTGCACAGGCGGGCAAGAGAGAAAACTATGATTTGGTGCTGAGCCTGGCGAATTCTATTGGCAAAAGGGGGCACGGGATCGTTAAGCTACAGCAGCTCTTACGGGAAGCTGCCCGAGCCAAAACAGAGGCAACCGCAATACAGGCAACCAGGCTCTGGCTGAAGCCGCTGCAGACGCGCGATGAACGGGTGAAGGAACTGCTGGATGCAGATCCATCGTATATTACCATCTACGAGGTGTTCGTGCATCTGCATCTGAAGCGTCAGGAATGGCTGGACCCTTATCTGTCGGGGGCTGCGATCAAGGGCAAGTTCCTCTCAGGCAAAACGGTATATTCTGTTCCGGCTGCGGACGGATTCCACCGCTGGCTGCCGCGCCAGCAGGAGGCGTATGGCTCCCTGTTGAGCATCATTGCCTTCGGCCCCAAGTACAGCTTGTTTGAACGTTCGCGGGCGATCAGAATTATGGCAAGTATGCCGGATGTGAATCCGGAGCGTCTGTATGTGCTTGTTCAGGACAAGGAGGTGGCTGTGGCGGAGGCAGCGCTTCATGCCCTGTCCCTGCTGGAGGAGCCGGAGAAATCCTTACCTGTGCTGCTGGAGCATCTGGATAGCGACCGGGCACGTGTAGCGATGTACTCCATCCCGAGGTGCATCCGCCGGGTCAGTCCGCAGCAGCTGTCTCAGGCATTGAAGGCGCTGCTGAGCCGGGAGAAGCTGAAGATCACCGTCCGCAAGGAAGCCATCCGCCTGCTCGGTGCGTATAGAAGTGAGGATAGTCTTCCGCTGCTCTTGAAGGAATTCGCTAAGCCTGCTGTGCATAAGGATGTGGTGATTGCTATAGGGCATGCTGCCAGAGGGCTGCTGGACGATGAACGGAGCTGGGAGGTGCTGCGTGCCATCGCGGCTTCTCCAGAGCGTGATATCGCAGTGAGCTTGTTACACCAGCAGCCTGATGCCCTTCCGCTTGCCTACAGACCGCGCTATCTGGACTTAATCATAGAGATTGCCGATCATCCGGATGTATCCGTCAGCAGCCAGGCTTATAGTTCCATGAAGTGGTGGACAAGCGGTTATGAAGGCACTGTTGCGGCAACTGCGGCCCAGGCGGTTGCGGGTCTGAAGGACAGCTCGGGCTGGGAGTTTGCGATGATAACACTGATTGAAGCCGCCCGGGACGGCAAGGTGAATGCGGTTGTGGCCGGGATCTGCCGTCAGCTGGCGGCTACCGCCATAAGGCAGGAATGGAATGCAGCGGCGGATAGAGACCTGCCGCACCGGCAGCGCCTGCAGGTGCTCATCAACCAGCTTACCGGTCTGCCCAGGAGTACAAGGGTGCAGCTTACCCCGTTGTACCTGGAGCTAACCGATATTCTGGCCGCTGATGAGACATTACAACAGCTGGTCCTGACCTTATATATTGCAGTGATCGATTGGAGTAAGGCAGAGGAAGCGTCCGTGTATGTGAAGCGGATCGTGCAGGAGGTCACCCGTCAGCCGCAGCTCTTGAGCGAGGTGTATCGCGGGCTTGCCGCTAGCCTGGAGAACAGTGCCGGATACTGGACACCGGAGACACTGCTTGAGATTGTGGATGTGCTGCGGGCAGAACCGTCTTATGAAGCGCCGTATCTTGGACTGTCCTTACTGGAAGCAGCGGGAAGCGCGCTGCGCTGGAGCCCGGAACCGTCAGAGCGTCTGCGGGACTACAGGAATCATGCGAATCCCGCAGTCCGCTCGCAGGCGCTGAATATTTGGACGGCGAGGGAGTCCCGGCTGTTCATGCTATAACCGCATATGCAGGATGGGCCAAGGCTTACCTTGCTCATCCTGCTCGGAGCGGCCGTAGACGTGAAAGCCTAAATGTTCATAGAAGCCGGCAGCCTGGGGATTGTCTTCGTTCACATCCACAGCATGCACATTCAGAGCGTGTATGACATAGTTCCCAGACTTTTGCCTATCCCCTGTCCCCGGGCAGCCGGGTCTACGAACAGCATTTCAATCTTCTGATCCTGAACGCCGATGAAGCCGAACGGCTGCCCCTCGGGATCGGTATATACAAGCAGATGCTGGATCTCTGCGATTCCTTGCTGGACTAGGGGACGCAGGTCTTCAATCCTGCGGGGTGATTATAGCATACGGCAATCGGAGGAGAAGACAACTGCTCTTCGCCGGGGTCCGCCGTTCTTGGAACCAGGAATCCGAAAAGAATAATGACGAAACTCCCAATCATTGGTACAATAGAATCATCATAGTGAAAATATTCACAAGTAAAACAGTCAGATGATTGCCAAAACGGGTGTGATTACATATTATATGTATACAGATTATAAAGTACATTTGTAAAAGTCGGAGGAATCCAAATGGCGACACATCGCTTGAACAGTATGGAAGTTAAAAAGATGAACCGAAACGCCATTTACCGATACCTGTTTCACCGTGAGGCCACTTCCATTCAGGAGATCGCGCAGGCGCTAAGTCTAAGTCTGCCCACCGTGACACAGAATCTTAAGGAGCTGCAGGAACGCGGGCTGATTGCGGAGACCGGGCTGTATGAATCCACCGGAGGGCGTAAGGCCAAGTCGATGGCCTGCAACAGTACAGCGCGATATGCCGTCGGGCTGGATGTCACCCTGAATCATGTGGGGATTGTCATCATTGACCTGAGCGGCAGAATCATCAAGAATGTCAGAAATCACTTTCCGTTTGCGAATGAAGACACCTACTTCCAGGGGGTCGGCAAGCTGGTGGAGGATTTCGTAGAGGAATGTCAGCTGGACCGCGGCCGGATTCTGGGAGTAGGCATTGCGTTGCCTGCGATACTCTCCGGTGACCGGCAGACGGTGAGCTATGCTACGGTCATTGATTTCAAGGGAGGGAGCGTCCGGCGGTTTGCCGAATACATTCCTTACCCCTGTGTTCTGAGCAATGATGCGAATGCGGCGGGACTCACTGAACTGTGGGGAGAGCAGGACATGCATAGTGTGGTCTATCTGTCCCTTAACAATAGTGTGGGCGGTTCCATTATCGTTAATAACGAGATCTATGCGGGACAGAACCACCGCAGCGGAGAGTTCGGGCATATGACGCTTGTGCCTGAAGGGCGTGCCTGTTATTGCGGACAGAAGGGCTGTGTAGATGCCTATTGCTCAGCGGGAATTCTCTCGGATAGCACGGGGGGCAGCATTCCGGAATTCTTCCGGCTGCTGGGAGAGGGTAAGGAGCAGCAGCAGGCCATCTGGCAGAAATATCTTAGCTATCTGGTGATCACGGTGAACAACCTGCGAATGCTGTACGACTGCGATGTGATTCTCGGCGGCTATGCCGGAGCTTACATGGAGGAATACATCGATGAACTCCAGGCGCTGGCAGCGCGCAAGAACACTTTCGAGCAGGACGGCTCCTATCTGCGGGTCTGCAAATATAAGCTGGAAGCCACCGCTGTAGGCGCTGCCCTGGAGCTGGTAACTGAATTTATATACAGTATCTAGATCTGTGGTTACTTTTACCCTAATAGAACACCTGCTTTTCCCCGCTCCTCCAGAAGAGGGACATTGCTGCAACTGCGGCCCTGTCCTTCTCCGGGGGAGTTTTTGTTGACTTCATCCTAATTCGGATTATAATCTTATTTAAATAGTTTTATAAAAGTATATTATTGAATAGTTGAAGAAGGCAGAAGTCTTGAAGTAACAGTAGTTTTTATAAGAGTACCTAATGTTCCTGAGGAGGAGAAACGGATGAAGAACAGAGCTTTTTATATGACGGATTTGAAAAAGATGCAAATGAAGGACACAGAGATGCCTATCACCCGGGAGGGCGAGGTGATTGTGAAGCTGGAGGTTGTCGGCATCTGCGGCTCGGATGTGCATTACCTGGAGCATGGCCGGATCGGTGATTTCGTGGTGGACGGAGATTTCATTCTGGGGCATGAGTGCGCCGGGGAAGTGGTGGAGCTTGGCCCTGGTGTGAAGCATCTGAAGGTGGGGGACCGGGTGGCGCTGGAGCCTGGTGTGACCTGCGGACAGTGTGAATTCTGCAAAAGCGGCAAATATAATCTGTGCCCGGATGTACAGTTTTTGGCGACTCCGCCTTACCATGGCTGCCTGATGGACTATATCGCTTACCCCGAGAACATGGCGTTCAAGCTGCCGGATAATGTCTCGTCAGAAGAGGGCGCGTTGGTAGAGCCGCTGGCGGTGGGACTCCATGCTGCGGCGCAGGGCGGCATTAAGCTGGGAGACCGGGTTGTGATTCTGGGAGCGGGCTGTATCGGACTGGTTACACTACTGGCCTGTAAGGCTTATGGGGCTACGGAGATTGTGGTGGTGGACATCATCGAGAAGCGGCTGGAAGCAGCGATGAAGCTAGGGGCTACGCGTGTCATCAACGCCAAGGAGGAGAATGTGCTGGAGGTAATCGCTGCTTGGACAGATGGCGCGGGCGTGGATAAGGTCATCGAGACGGCAGGCAGCGAGCATACAGTGAAGCAGACCCCTTATCTGGTCAAAAGAGGCGGAACCATCGTCCTCGTAGGCCTCGCAGCCAAGGATATCATCGACTTTAACTTCATGCAGATTATGTTCAAGGAAGCCGACATCAAGTCGGTATTCCGATACCGCAACCTGTATCCGGCAGCCATTGGCGCCATCTCAGACGGCAAAATCGATGTCAAGGGCATCGTCACCCACGAATTTGGCTTTGAGGAGACGCAGAAGGCCTTCGATTACGTGATCGACAATAAGGAGGATGTAGTCAAGGTTGTAATTAAGATGGGCTGAAGAGAGAAGAGGCAGACGGTGGATGATTAGAAAAATAGTTAGATATTAGAATAGTATATAGCTGCCCATTAGCGGGGCGGCTTTTTTTGTATTTGGCCGATTATGAGAGGGATAGATCCAGTATGAAAAGATGATATGAAATACGCGACGATCAATGGGATAGAATAAAATACTTACTCCGTCTCGAACGGAAAAAAACATGGTGTTCGGGCCATCTTTGAAAGAGGTACAAATTAAGTTTCGTAGTTGGCAAAAGGCTGGCGTATGGGGAACGGTTTGGAGGCAAAGGGGGCAGCGATTCCAGTCCATTGGATGCTCGAGAGCTGGAATAGGTGGAATAAGTTTACGCCTTTGTGTTCCCATGGAATCTTCATTTTAGAAAGTTTCCGAGTCTGAAATTATTAGTTGAACCTATATGATAGAAAACAAAAAAAAGAGAATAAGCTGGTTGTTTTGTAAACTGCAGGAATGGATCGCTGGTTTTGCCCGAAAATTGAGTTTACAAATCAAAGGGGGATATCTTAAAACCGATATTAATGTAATATTCTGTAGACAATTGTATAATAATGTTTTATAATGAAAAAAATTAAATGGATAAATAATACTTAAATACAATGAGGAGGGATTTG
This genomic interval from Paenibacillus sp. FSL H8-0332 contains the following:
- a CDS encoding HEAT repeat domain-containing protein — encoded protein: MIRRRDPLTKQRLLKELDALGYSDRIRAITGLGRDHLGSREYSQLLTSLLEGGAYESRLALMGAIATLDASVIGSALHHPMASIRNMAAGLLPKVASAEEIERELPQLSQDCRRKLLRTVALMNRQELAERLLPVVQAGWGPEEAAIVLQACSAATVRARLVELGYAIKDWKKLASRHLEVVAECFTRELEAAPLRAKGMVWSRFSSAMEQLSNHKPDLVLAYAVNHGPADMLPPSLKANLGILMRLRPGAVYELLIRTQTRGELMNYGLPEAVLKRAKLLTMDQWSQLAKLLADQPQHVARLLEHLAPSKRQEIFDAVYEEEKRREWIFPERLLYVLPHALRDREAARMLGLREIRENRERSLRITAARSILQVREQLEQATRVSNADERATALMQLIRSTVLARQGMDATLLTLSRIRNDQDPVRSAVFKELSESPASVYEAAHVPALTVLVDSVIDARDTSYGTRYSVQQLAFSILRHHAAEPGRELFKFALNTLQKLAKQDGQLSLPPLAKNMPRGVEEIIFSGIYAYAAQAGKRENYDLVLSLANSIGKRGHGIVKLQQLLREAARAKTEATAIQATRLWLKPLQTRDERVKELLDADPSYITIYEVFVHLHLKRQEWLDPYLSGAAIKGKFLSGKTVYSVPAADGFHRWLPRQQEAYGSLLSIIAFGPKYSLFERSRAIRIMASMPDVNPERLYVLVQDKEVAVAEAALHALSLLEEPEKSLPVLLEHLDSDRARVAMYSIPRCIRRVSPQQLSQALKALLSREKLKITVRKEAIRLLGAYRSEDSLPLLLKEFAKPAVHKDVVIAIGHAARGLLDDERSWEVLRAIAASPERDIAVSLLHQQPDALPLAYRPRYLDLIIEIADHPDVSVSSQAYSSMKWWTSGYEGTVAATAAQAVAGLKDSSGWEFAMITLIEAARDGKVNAVVAGICRQLAATAIRQEWNAAADRDLPHRQRLQVLINQLTGLPRSTRVQLTPLYLELTDILAADETLQQLVLTLYIAVIDWSKAEEASVYVKRIVQEVTRQPQLLSEVYRGLAASLENSAGYWTPETLLEIVDVLRAEPSYEAPYLGLSLLEAAGSALRWSPEPSERLRDYRNHANPAVRSQALNIWTARESRLFML
- a CDS encoding ROK family transcriptional regulator codes for the protein MATHRLNSMEVKKMNRNAIYRYLFHREATSIQEIAQALSLSLPTVTQNLKELQERGLIAETGLYESTGGRKAKSMACNSTARYAVGLDVTLNHVGIVIIDLSGRIIKNVRNHFPFANEDTYFQGVGKLVEDFVEECQLDRGRILGVGIALPAILSGDRQTVSYATVIDFKGGSVRRFAEYIPYPCVLSNDANAAGLTELWGEQDMHSVVYLSLNNSVGGSIIVNNEIYAGQNHRSGEFGHMTLVPEGRACYCGQKGCVDAYCSAGILSDSTGGSIPEFFRLLGEGKEQQQAIWQKYLSYLVITVNNLRMLYDCDVILGGYAGAYMEEYIDELQALAARKNTFEQDGSYLRVCKYKLEATAVGAALELVTEFIYSI
- a CDS encoding NAD(P)-dependent alcohol dehydrogenase, whose protein sequence is MKNRAFYMTDLKKMQMKDTEMPITREGEVIVKLEVVGICGSDVHYLEHGRIGDFVVDGDFILGHECAGEVVELGPGVKHLKVGDRVALEPGVTCGQCEFCKSGKYNLCPDVQFLATPPYHGCLMDYIAYPENMAFKLPDNVSSEEGALVEPLAVGLHAAAQGGIKLGDRVVILGAGCIGLVTLLACKAYGATEIVVVDIIEKRLEAAMKLGATRVINAKEENVLEVIAAWTDGAGVDKVIETAGSEHTVKQTPYLVKRGGTIVLVGLAAKDIIDFNFMQIMFKEADIKSVFRYRNLYPAAIGAISDGKIDVKGIVTHEFGFEETQKAFDYVIDNKEDVVKVVIKMG